A stretch of DNA from Juglans microcarpa x Juglans regia isolate MS1-56 chromosome 5D, Jm3101_v1.0, whole genome shotgun sequence:
TACCCAATTGAGGATATAGGAAGGTTCGATGCTGAGCAGTTTGCACCAAGGTTTTCTGGCAATGGTGTTTCTCTTACACTTGGTCTCCCCCACTGTGAAAACCTCTCCTTGTCCGCAACCCACCATACATTTCTCCCTAACCAGAGCATTCAACTGGGAAGAAGAGTAGACATCGGTGAACCCAATGACTTCGGTGCCATAAGCACCTCCAACCCTCACTCTTCAGCTGCATACGAGAACATCAACATTCAGAACCCAAAGAGGTTTGCAGCACAATTGTTGCCCGACTTTGTGGCATGAATAACAGCATCCTTGAAGATATGAGATTGGTGGCGTCATGGGTTAAGGGTATCTTTCAcaatttcttcctcttccctctAATACCAAGGAACCAGGAAAATGCATGGTAGTgtagagaaaaaagaatatttactCTGGTATAGGTTTATACTTCGAATAGAACCATTTGAGTTCCTCGACAACTTAGGATTTGAGAGCATATGGTTGAGgattgtatattatttttgtaagttttgaaGATGGATAGATGGATGATGTCATAAAGATTAGTTATCTAGCTggatatacaataatattaatgattGTAATTACATGCCGCTGTGATTAATGTGTGTTCTGTCTAATGAAGGAAGGAAAACTAGGAGCAAATTTACTTCGAGAGTTCtgagaagaaaatggaaaaatagaCCAGGCTACTATATTTTCCTTTCATGTATTCAAGCTTGAACAAAGCATGAAGTGAAGTTAAATCCGACCCATTCCTTATTTTCCTTGAACATAATCATTTTGAGCTTTTCATCTTGTTAGTGTACAAATGCTATGTTgtcaaaatttgtaaaatagCTCGACGTATGCTTATAGTCTCTACTCGATCGGGCTAACTTAGAATGCGTGACgatataataatttcaattcTAATTGATTTTGGGGTCCCATCGTTGCCTGCAGCAAGACCCTTAtttaacctatatatataaactctatTTTACACAACTTTGAGAGTTAAAGAGAgatcaaaaaagaaatcctCAGTGTCTTCACAAGGGAACTTTATTTCCAGAGATTGTGCCttaaaactttgttttttttttttttttttcctcctccttaGTTCTAAACCACTGCCACCATTTTAGATCTGTTGATCACCTTAGGCTTAGATTGTTGTTGATGAGTTCTTTGATGTTTTCGGAGATTCGATTAGTGGATGTGCTCGTTTGTGCTGAGGTGCTACAGAAAGAGTCTAGAGTATGGGATCTGCTGTGGTGCAAAGATTGTCTCCAAGCATGATATTTCAATGTAGTTTTTTATACGGGTCGTATCTATGGTATTCCTCGTCTACAAGCGAGGGTTTCACCATTAATAAGATGGGTCCCTTCTCTTtgttacaaagaacaaaaaaaaaaaaaaaaaaaaaaaaaaaaaaagcagcttGTAGTTAGTACTCACTGTGTTTTCTTATGTTCGGTATTTgacaaacaaaaattagatagCATAAATTATGCAAGTGATTTAGACAATTCAGAATCTGGAAGAAAGTactcaaataatataaaagacaaGTTATAGACAAATTTATCGGATTGCTTCGCGGGAAACGATACCTGGTAGCTTGTACGTATCTTCTTAAAGACTTTTATGTAgtattttatgttcttttggTTTGATTTGATCATCCGTTGCCTTCGAACCCGGGACTACCAAGAATAATTACTAATATTGAACTAAATTTGTCAGCTTTAGTGGCTAGATCAGCACAATAACTTAATGATGATATGTGACCTATAATTTACAATCATTTGATAGAGAAAATGCAGAAGATTCTCAATTTCACAAACAGATCCTTCCGAGAAGTCTGCATCAGTAATTGTCGATCAAAGGACAAAAACGTAACCGCAAACTCAAATCTTGATGTGGCATGCTTATTTAGTAATCCTGGCCCAATCTAGACCAAAAAAATCTGTTCCAGAAAGTAGCCAAGGGATTTCTAACTCCATGTCAGATGTCATCCATGTCTGAGCCATCTAAATCAACGTTGAGATGGTGTAGAAAATTGACATGGTAGTCAAAGTCAAATACGCGGCAGTAAACCTCAAACGCAGTTGCATGAATCAAGGATCTGACATGTTGGCTAATTCACAGAAAGGCAGCCAGGATAATACCTGCTTTTCTCAACAAGTAGGTGGGAGTGATAGTATATCCAATTATCTCAGCGTCCTGTGTTCATAGTCTCACAACTCCATCTCTTGTCGATTGGTCACCAGTCCTGCTAGGAACCACTGTTTCATTACCCTGAAAGCAAGGAAAGATAAAAGGTCGAGAAAAAAAGAATGGGCAACTGAGCAGTGAGTGTTGGACATCAGAGAAACTTTTGAAATGTAGAACATGGCTTTAACTTTGCAAGTTTAATTTCCAAGTTGCTgtcttataaagaaaataatgctCATAAAGTTTTGATTGTGGAAGTGGACGAACCACTTGACAGCACCAAATAACAGAGAAGTGGTTCAAATCATATAGCATACAGCCGAGAACAGAAACATAAAGAAATTTCAGCAGTCCAATGTTTAACTaatggaaacaaaaacaaatgacaTGATTCTAAgatttccaaaaatataaatgaaaagcAAGTGGAAAACTTACATGAGAAGAGTCCATTGGAGCAATTGGCACTCTTTCTAAAGAGTGTCTTTTAAGCATTAACAGTATGCCACCAGTACCATGAAGAAGAATCAACATGAAAAACCAATTTATTACAAACACTTCAACTCATTTCGTAATTGTTACTAATAAGCACTAGAGGCTTTTTATTGTAAATGGCATCATACATAATTGAAACTAGATCTCACAGCCAATAAAACGCCACATAAGATCTCCAACATGGTCTAAAAGTTCTCGCCAATTATAAAACGTAACTGCATTATCTGTGTTTTCAATTGGAATACACCCAAAGGAGGAATTTTATTGCATGAAACATATAATGGTTTCAATGGATAGCAAAGCTGCAAAGTGCAACAAACTTTAAACCTTCCAACctcaaaatcttaattttttgatGCAGAGGGCTGGCAAGTAAATCTACtcataaaaaatgcattcatagATGTGGATTTTCTCCATGGTACAATGTAATAAAGATGAGACCAAGAGCTTCCTAAGAAAAAGCTTAAACCTTGCAACAGTGTGGATTTTGTAAAGAAACCAGCGAGTTAAAGCAAGGATGATATGTAAGGTAAGCTTATGGTTCCTCGGAGCCAACGAAAAATGTGATAATTAATCTCAATCATGAAAGGCAGCACCATGCACAATCCAACctatatagtaattaatgtCATCTCTAAAAAAGATCTCTAGGAAATTCATGTTCTAAACTTCTATTCTTTTCTGAGATGCCTATTCTAGAGAAGCAATCGGCAGCTCGATTTTTTCCCTCGTAGATATTAGAAACCATAATCTTCAAGTTTGCTTCATGACtactatttttaaaacaagCAAATCACCTAGGAATATTATGTTTTCCAGAGTTGTTTCACATCTCTTTAGAAGCCATATGTGATTGCTCTTCACTGGTAAAAGCCCATTTCTAAGAAGCTTCGTGGCTTCTAGAAAAGGAACTGAAACACATTAAATGTACCAGGACTCTGTTAGAACactaaacaagaaaaatggacgcaaaaaaaaaaaaaaaaagtgagtgaaGGGCAAACAAGGAGAGTTTCATGAAGTGGGCACACATTTTGACTTTTAATCGTAAAACccaaatcttttattatttttctgagtTCACCATTAACCAAGCTTGTCTTGCTTTCTTCCAAATTATCATGATTTGTATGCAACTTCCCGGACAGAATTATTAGAATGCAATCAATCTGGAGCCTAATAAGTTAGtgtgaaattaaataatatggaTGAGACAAAAACACTGAAATTCATTCATTCTACAACAACAGGGAAAGCAACAGAAATAACAAGCGAAAAAATCAATGCTTTGCCAAAAACTTGAATAACCTCCATAGgaattggaaaaaagaaaaagatgacaTATGAAAACCCAGTTAGAAAGAGAGAATCGGTACCTTGAATTTCTCTTTCCTTCCTTGTTCCTCGGAAAGAAGCTCTTTTAATTCCATTTTGCACGAGCAAGCAACCTGGAAacctgtgtgtgtgtgtgtgtgtgtgtgtgtgagggtCGAGTGGATTACAACTTGCACCTAACAACGGAGAGAACGTCGGCGCAACAGAGACTAGGCTTGCCACGAACAAGATCAGATGGGCCAGTGCCAGGCCCGGAGAACGTTACTTCCTATAAACTCCAAAACAAAAGGCCCCCATAATTACGTGGATATATAGCAAGCACAGGCCCAATATACATGGCCCGGATTTCTTCAGCACGGTTACGAAACGcgaacaaaaatttgaaaatgtataTGAGAGCAggaatttctcaaaattaaaattctatcGGTGGACTTTAGCCATAGAATTGTTACCGAGTCCCATTCTGGATCGATCACATTGAGATATAGCTGCGTGCAAGTTTGACCCTATTTTTCtcccattaatatatatatatatatatatatatatatatatatatagccaaagATAGAAAGAGTTCTAATAAGGAAACTTCAAAGCTAGCTGTTCTCGTGCttaattagtaaaaataaaatattttattgaatatatatCCAATGGCGtatttaatattctaagaaataaaaatggttAATTGCCGGTCTTTCTGCTCCATCTTGATTCTTGACGATTGATATTTCACAAAGTCGTCAGGCCCTCTAAAAACAAGCCCTCATCTTTTGACATATATTATTAGTGATCTAGATCATCGATCTTCTGGTTAATTTAGCAGGCAGAAGACAAGCCACGGaacttctcaattttttttttttttttgaaaataaacctcAGGAACTTTTCATTAAGCTTCACGTATTACAATTTGTATCACTATCCAGACATCCCACAATAAAATCTGGGACCTCCTCCATCCATACTTGTTCTTCCCCTATAGCTAAAGCTTTTTTTTGCTAAAGTATGAGCCACCATATTCTTTTTTCTAAGAGCAAATTGTAAATGCCAATCTGTCCTATTTCTGAAGTAAAATCTAACATCCTCAATAATGATCGAACTGAAATCAGATAAGACTTCCTCCTCACTATTTACAGCTTCAATAACTACTTTTTCATCACCCTCGAATATGGCATTTTGAATGTTAATATCAAAGCACAAATCTACTGCTTTCCTTAGAGCAAAGCTTTCTGCAACTGCTGCATTCACCATATCAGCCTTATGATCACACACAGCAACTAAAGCCCCTCCTTCTTCATCTCTTATCAtgatttctcttcctttttacaTCCAAAGAGGCATCCCAGTTAACCTTAACAAAGCCCCTTTCTAGTTTCTCCCACTGCACCCTTTCAATCAAATTGTTCTGCTCTGTACCATTTTGCCTGCCTTGAAGAACTTGAACCTGAGTCTCTTGATACTCTTGCAGAGCTACCTTTGTAGCAATGAAAGAATTCATGGGGCAAGccattcttttttcaaaaacctAGTCATTTCTCCTAAGCCAAACCTTCCTTAACAACACTGCCATCTCTTCCAACTGGCTCTTGGTCAGTCTGGTCATAAGTTGCTCCCACAGTTTCAGGAAGTCCATCTATGATCTAGCCCATTTCTTGACACAACTTGCATCATTACCCCATATGTCATTTGCTGCAAGGCACTCCCACAACACATGCATAAGGGATTCTTCTTCTGCATCACACATAGGGCATCTTTTGTCCTCTGTCACCTTCCTCTTATACAGGTTTTCTTTTGTTGGCAGCAAACTATTGGCAGCTTTCCAGAGGAATAACTTTGTCACACTTGGCACCTCAAGGTCCCTAATGCTTCTCCATCTGTCGTCTCAACTTTGATCATGTGGTAGGCAACTTGAACATTTCAAGccctttaatttgttttaattttttaaatgtatttatttaatgCTGATGAGTTCCCAGCCATGCATGCAGTTATATTTTAACTCTGATTAAATTGGATATGCACAAAGTTTTAATAAATCCATAATTGCCCTGagagttctatatatattatatatctattcaTCCATCttaacgagaaaaaaaaaacttatgttTACTAGGGTTGACAGGCATCTTTCAACGCGCTTAAGCAGCTTATGTTTACTGGGGCTTTAGATATCAGATATGATTtgttgaaagttttttttttttcgttaagatggatcaatagatattatatatatatatatatatatatattttgttaatatattgATTATAAATGTTCGAGATCTTTAAAACTCCCGCCAATAGGAGTTTTTTCTACGAGACTTTCCTGATCTTGATCttccatgcatatatgcatggcaGCTTGTAGATATAATTAGAAACCATTTTGGATTCAAGAATtgatcacaaaaaaaaatttacatgtgTTCAAGAATTTTCAAGTGTTCAAAGGAAATTTAAAGAGGAGAATGCATGCACCTGCAAGGCTGCAGccaaaataataagatttacaTGTCCGAATCAAAATAAACTTAACCGCATGCAGAAACAGATCATCAGGACTTGGAAACAAGATTGAAATTCAGAGGAACGGATTCACGACCAGCAGACATTTTCGGccgtggaaaaaataaaaaataaaaaaagcccaGCACACGCGGTATTTgaaattgagtaatgctacgtacagttGTGAATGCGTAAGCGTTgtacagtcgctttgaaaaagagtgacgtctactattaaaaaattaattttttttcatgtaagtccagtatttattcatttttttaaagtaattgcgCGGTACTttacacactcacgactgtaactattattcatctttgaaatttgaagtgCTATATATAAAGGGCGGCTCTACTCACACCGCTGGGAGCTCCTGCtagttgattttggtttttttttttttttttttttttttttttttttttttatatgtctttttttaacacttttaaatatatatatttttaaattcacaatattgttaaaaaatatttacttaatcattaaaaaaaaaaaaaaaaaaaaaaaaaaaaaaaaaaccaaaccaatgAGAGCGACGATCGAGCGGGATGACCAGCATTTTCCATACGTGCGCATGAAATAATTAGATCAGTTGGCGCTATATATAGTTAATTGGGATTTGGGGGCGGCAGaccataaaaaattcaaaggaGCCCTCTGTCGGTATAAATTCTAGTTGGTGGATTTTTTTCACAGAACATACATAATTGTTGTCAAAACTCTTTCTATATGTAATCATACCATCATGCATTGACTCGAGTGACTCtttgtaaattataattttgacttCGACCAAGTAGTACTGCTAATTGTGAACTAGAACGCGACAAGCTagtaaatctctctctctctctctctctctctctctctatatatatatatatatatatgtatgtccAAATTAATATGCATAACTCATGACTCAgaagttatatataaatatatatatatatatataatattcacaaCTCTTTGATCTATACTTCTAAAGCGTGGAAATATATCCACTGGTCCAAGGCGCGATCGATCAAGGATGTTACTTTCATCATAATTAATTTGCATGATCAACTAATTCGGGAATATACGATTCATTCAAACCCGAACCCCaggatttcatcatttttaatgTAACATCGACCCTTCAACCGCTGTCATGAAGGTCTTGAATCCACTGAAATATACCTAGCTTGTTTCGGTGGGCGCGCGAGAAAATGTCAAAGAAACTAAATGGAAAAACCCAGTAATCTTGTCATAGAGTTGATTGAATAGTGCACCGGTAGTGGTGCTAGTAGATTCATATGCCAAGTCTATTTTGGCGAAGCACatgataaaattaaactataaatatttCTATTCTAAGGCATCTATACTAGTACACCATCCACATGTCATAAtctaatttaaaagataaattttaaaatttaaatcttataaatcaaattatgtcagatagatgtggtgtgtggtgtagaggCTTTAGAATAGCAATACTCATAGACCATATTAGGATTGCGAGGTCTATAGGTTGCATGTGTATCGCTACGAACTCCAAATCACCCAAGACTTCATTGCCTTTGAATTTCTCAACAGGATTGCATGGATTGTGGATTCGTTAAAAGAAGAAACCCCAAATATTGTATTTTCCTAATTAAACCAATATCCAAAAGATGAAAACTAATGTTAATCATAAGATTATTTGACAATTTTATACAGAGACCATAACTTGGTTCCAAAAGTGATTTTCTACTAGGTTTACTTGACAAATTGGAATTGGATTTAGAACCAGATAAGAACTAATTCAACGAGCCGGTGAATAATTAATTCAATGAATTGGATGATTCATTATAAAATGTTTGGATCCAGTAGTTcgttgataataaaaatatatataaagtgcaattaattcatatatttaagttcaaatgtaaaagagtttaaaatgaatttattgactggctagctagctttaatatatatatatatatatatatatatatatatatataagaatatgattatataaatttaaatagtttcaataaaaatacaactCGCGTATTTTCatcattctaaaaaaatattaatgtctTCGAGTAATAATTAAGATCACGATTATTTGGTACATCACGATTTAATACAAAAGACTCATTTTCCTTCTAGTACtccatattttttgttttaaatttctactCTTTTTAAAGGAGTTTGTGATTTGTCGCGTATCAGCCATTATTCCGTGTACATTCATTTGGCCGTAGTCCACAACTTCCTCATTAAATTGACCAGCGAACGCTGCCATAGAATGAAATTATTGAGTAGAGTCGTCCCATTAGACTAAATGATTTTGCAGGAAACGACCAGTCTGATCAGGATGTATATATGTCTCTCACCCTCCTCTAAATTAGCCGCCTTCTTTTACCACTGCAACCAGAACAACCTTGTTCTTTCATATATACAttgttattttctttcagaTACACactattctgcatgtatttgtGTTATTTCATGGATGACATTGAAGTTCCTCAGTATTTCCTTTGCCCTATATCCCTCCAAATAATGAAAGACCCTGTGACAGCCATAACAGGCATCACCTACGACCGGGAAAGCATTGAACACTGGCTACTCACCTGCAAGAAAACCACATGTCCGGTCAGCAAACAAACCTTGCCAAAAGGCTCCGACTTAACCCCTAATCACACGCTACGCCGCCTTATCCAGGCCTGGTGCACCCAAAATGCCTCGCATGGCATCAATCGGATTCCCACACCGAAACCTCCTCTCGACAAGTTTCAAGTCCTCAAACTGATCAAGCATCTTCGGCAACCTCAATTCCAGCTGAAAACCCTTAGAAAATTGGAGTTGCTGGCATCCGAAAATGATAAGAATAGGAGTCATATGGTTGAAGCCGGAGTGCCTAAAGCCATGTTGTTGTTTATTGCGACACGTTTTAAGGAAGGCCAAACTGATGGTCTTGAAGAAGCTCTTAGTGTACTTAACTCTAACCCGATTCCTTCTGCTGAAGCAAAGCAACTTCTTATGGAAAACGATCATATTATCGATTCTTTGACGTGGGTCCTTGGTTGCGAAATGGAAAACCAAGAACTCACGGTGAAATCCCATGCGATGATAGTGTTGAAAACAATCACCACAGATCCGAGCACACGTATTCTCGAAAGATTGGAACCCGAATTCTTCAACACGATTGCGAGAGTTTTAAAAAGTGGGATCACTCGACAAGGATCTAATGCCGCTTTGAATGTGCTATTAGCTGCTTGTGCTTGGGGTAGAAATCGAATGATGATGGTTGAAGCAGGCACAGTTTTCGAGCTCATCGAACTTGAGTTGGAGTTGCCCGAAAAGAGAACTACAGAGCTTATTTTAGGAATATAATTTCATCTATGTTCCTTAGCCGACGGGAGAGCTCAGTTTCTGAGTCATAGAGGAAGCATTGCCGTGGTCTCAAACAAGATCTCGAGGGTTTCACCGGCAGCCGATGATCGTGCGGTTCTGATCCTTTCAATAATATGTAAGTTCTCTGGGACATATATGGTGATTCAGGAGATGTTGAAGGTTGGGGCAGTATCAAGGCTTTGTTCATTGCTCCAAGTTAACTGTGACACATATTTGAAAGGCAGAGTAAGGGAAATCCTCAAGTCACACTCTGATGAGTGGAAGGGTTCTCCTTGCATTGGTGTTCCTCAAGATCAATATTTTAGGTGAAATTGGCGCCTCCCTTCCCCCCTTCTctatctgttaaaaaaaaaaccaaaaccttcATATCTGATTTTCTCCGGAGGGGAGGAGGCCTCGGCTTTTTCTtgatcctctcctccctctacTTCCCTCCTTTCTTCATTCACACACCTTGTCTATCAAGGTTTCTtttacttagttttattttactttcttcaaggtaaaaaaaatagatttacaacTTTTCAACAACTTCTAAGAGATATGCGCGGCATAAGAAGATTCACAAGTCTAGCCAAAATCATTCAAAGAGAAGTTGTggttttgcaaaaa
This window harbors:
- the LOC121266160 gene encoding E3 ubiquitin-protein ligase PUB24-like; its protein translation is MYLCYFMDDIEVPQYFLCPISLQIMKDPVTAITGITYDRESIEHWLLTCKKTTCPVSKQTLPKGSDLTPNHTLRRLIQAWCTQNASHGINRIPTPKPPLDKFQVLKLIKHLRQPQFQLKTLRKLELLASENDKNRSHMVEAGVPKAMLLFIATRFKEGQTDGLEEALSVLNSNPIPSAEAKQLLMENDHIIDSLTWVLGCEMENQELTVKSHAMIVLKTITTDPSTRILERLEPEFFNTIARVLKSGITRQGSNAALNVLLAACAWGRNRMMMVEAGTVFELIELELELPEKRTTELILGI